The nucleotide sequence GCGGAGCGGAGGGATCGGTTTTCAAGCTCACATTCGCCTGCAGCGCCCCGCTGTCATGGCCGGCGATGTCCGGAACGCTGGATAGCTCTTCGATCTGCTGCAAGAAGATCCAGATCTTCGAGAAGAAGGGCTTGACGCTCGGGGTCGTCACCGTCTTGGTCCAGCAGGGGAACGAGAGGCACTTCAAGGCCCGGATCGAGGCCTCGCTGAAGGCGGCGGTGAAGAAGCCCAAAAACAACGGGGTGAAGCTCCCGTTCGGGTTGTGCGGATGCCAAGAGGAGAGCTCGCGGAACGTCGAGGAGGACGCCCAGTTCGACGGGGACGACGGGCGAGGATCCGACGGCGAGCGGCTCCGCCGGGTTCAACTGCCGTGCCCTCTGCCGATGTCTTCCGTCGTCGTCTCGATCGACGAGTGGCAGAGCATCCGGTCGGGCGGGGACGAGATGGGGAGGTGGGTTCTGAGCTCCGACGAGGTCGAGCTGGTCGACCGGGTGCGGCCCAATTCGTTCAGGGGTGCATACAGGGGGAGGAGGGTGTGGGTGAAGAAGCTGCGGGGCTGCGAGAGGGGAAGCGCGTACGAGATCGAGATCAGGCAGGACCTGCTGCAGCTGATGAGCTGCGGGCAGAGGAACATCCTCCAATTCTATGGCATCTTCTTCGAAGAGAACGAGGGGCTGTGTGTGGTCACCAAGATGCTGGATGGAGGATCCCTGCACGATGTCATCCAGAAGAACAAGAATGTGGCGATCAGGGAGGTGATGCGGATTGCGCTCGATGTCGCGGAAGGGCTCATGTTCATGAACAATCATGGAGTGGCTTATAGGGATCTCAACACACACAGGATTCTCTTGGACAGGCAGAAGAATGCTTGTCTCGGTGACATGGGCATAGTTACCTCTTGTAACAATGTCGGCGAGGTCACCGAGTATGAGATGGCCGGATACCGGTGGTTGGCTCCTGAGGTTAGTGTGTGTTGTCACTGTGCCATACTACTCACTGTCTCTGCTTTCATTGCTCATCTTCTAACCATGTTATTTATTCTGCTGTACTGATCTAGCTACAACTTGCCCTGCCATATACTGCATTGATATTTGCTTGCATTAATATCAAACCAGCAAAGTAGTCGTAAAATGTTAGGTATGCTATTGTGAATTTGCTAACATGGAGTGTGGAAAACACTGCCGATCGGAGTTAAGGTTAACGGTGAACTTGTAGTTGAAATTGAAAATTGAACATTATTTTCCTAATCAAGCAGAAACTAAAAATGTTGTGTTTTTACTGCTAATGAtaagtcctgcttttgatagttaCTGGAATCAGTAAACTCTATATTGTCTTGTTCTTTTAACTGTTTGGACAACAAGGCTCCAAATTGTTTCTGGCTTTTCGAGTTTTTGATCTTTGATTGTATATATCACTTGTTTTAATCTTCTTGGTTGCTCAAGATCTTAAAGAAGATGGGCGTCGTACATGGGGACATTTACGACCTTCGCATTTATATACCTTGTTTTATCTCTAAGATCATTACGGGTTATCGATCTCATTAGATGGAAGTGCACTTTATCTCGAAAAGCAGCTATATGCTACTTCTAGCGCATTACCTTAGCTAACTGTTGTCCGCAAATAATTTCCTTTTAGACTGGTGTTTTCTCATTGCTACATACGAATGGTACATCACAATTACAGGAAATATATAGGTGTTGTACCTAATCCAATATGCAGAATGAACATCGACCATTTGTATTCCTCTTTTCTGTCAATGCTTGCTTAAATAGGTAATCAGCTAGAATTACATGTCATTTTTCTGGATTAAATTGAACGACCTACGATGCAATAACCAGTATGGTTTACACTGATTACGATGTAGATAATCGCGGGGGACCCCGAGAGTGTGACAGAGACTTGGATGAGCAATGTGTATAGTTATGGCATGGTGCTTTGGGAGATGGTAACCGGCGAGGCTGCTTACTCTTCATATTCACCGGTTCAAGCAGCAGTGGGGATCGCAACGTGTGGGCTGAGACCTGAAATACCTAAAGACTGCCCACAGGTTCTGCGGTCGCTGATGCAGAGATGCTGGAACAATAACCCCGCAAAGCGGCCTCAGTTTGCAGAAATCATCGCAATCCTAAACAGGCAAAACGTTCGATGAGCCGCTCGAACCTtcccttctttttattttaaGCGTTAACGGAAAGCTTTCTACCCTACTGTGGATTTGGTATGTTCTTTCTTTGCAAgagaattctttttctttttttgttctgtCATCGTATCGAAAGCTGAAAAATGCAAATGTGCCATATGACATGGTATCTATTactttatttatttgattttttttttcgttttgacTCAATTCAGGAGGTTTAGATTGTGATGTTTTTGGATCTTTTTGCATCTCTCTGTGAGCAAATTATTTCCATCCAGTCTTTGTTTGGATCAGTATATGCTTCTACCAATACCAGAGTCAATTGGGATCTACTGAAACCTTGCATTCTTTAGCACTCTCATTCTGTCTTGATCTGAGGTGCAGACTGCTTCTGTGAGTTGTCTCTGTTATTAAGCCATCATCATTATGACCCACCCACTTTGCTTTCTTACTCTAATCCTGTAAAGCTGTCCTCCCTTTTCCCTACCTTCTGGTCCCTCTATTAAAGCTTGGGTTCCATTAAATTAGCACAATATTTTACTTTATCctgcacctccacctccacctccatggCAATGGTATGGTGGTGCAGTCAGTGTGGGTTCCAATACCTCATTTATTTTGATCTGACACGACGGCAGAGAAGCTAAGAAATGTCTAATGGTGGTCAGATGTGATAGAAATCATAAACCCTCGTCAAAGAACTGACAGATATCGAGTCAACAGAAGAAGTCAAGTCAATTCTGTGAGCCAGAATTCAGATTCACACTTGGTGGGCGGAGATAAGATTTGATTCTACAGAGACGTAAGATTTCAtttgctttgttgttgttgttgttactgTTGCTGTAAGGTATCTATCGATCGATCTCTGCTGCTCTTTCTTTTCCCTCTCCTGTTTTGTTTGGGCTTTGTCTTTGTTCTTATTCCGACCTTTGTTGGCTCCGTCTTTTCCTTTTTGTCTTCGCTTCTCTTATTCTGTATTCTTTCCGTATGGCAATTGAAGTCGGTCAGCTAATTTGCTCCACCATTTCTTTTCATAAAGGAACACACCAAAATAAGGGACAGGGGAGGGGCCCTCATGTCACACCATTGCACCCACAAATCCTTTTTGTTTCTCGAGAATATTATTATTCCGTAGAGAAAGATTATGAATTTATCATTTCAATCTTCACAACAAAAGTGTccaaataaaatactaaaatttttaattatttctctTTATTAAATCCAACTACATAGCAAGCACTAAGAAATTACGACGATTGTGTAAATCACAACAACAAGGAGATGGATATATACAATTATGTGAAATATCATGAATAAAATAAGATGAAACTTTTGAcaaattatttaaatatcatcaaaaataattttttaaatatttactaaaaaataattaagatacGAATGATGTTTTATAGATATGAGTGCGAGTGCTTGACAATTTAAAAACAATGTATACAAAAAGTTTAtgttatcaaaataaaaatattaagatgagCGTGTGGAGTTATTAGGtacgataaaaaaataaatatttttattcatgaataattagataTCATTTTGACAAAAGATAAGatagaaaaaattatttaagatgatatgaacaTATGCTTAAGAGACATCCAGATGCGatataatagaaactataaataaatatgtaaatattttaaattttattaaatatataattttttacagATTTCAattatcgtaaaagattcatgtaaTCGAGTCCAAACGATCGGGACTTTATTGTTTTTTAAGGTAcataagcaaaaaaaaattaaaattttttgttgATGGTTTTCATAAACATAAGAAAACATGAAACGTTTTCTGTCGTTGGCTTGGCCCATTCGAAACGATCCACGTCACTATATCGAGCAAATCTTCcggtgatccttctctttcgatcttATTCTATCCCCTTACCCTCTCCTTGTTTGATAAGACTGAATCGAgaaggcctctctctctctcggatgtGACGATAGGTTAGAATCAGAGGAAAAAGAATGAGAGATTTCTGACGATCGTCGAGGTGGTGCATCATATGGGAagccgaagaagaggaagagcagGAAGAGGTGGATATTGGCGGCCATGGCTGCCTAAGAAACGATCTTAACGAAGATGATCGAAACCGCCAGTAGTAGTGGCATTAGGCCCCACCATCTCCTCCACTGTTGCTCGTGGGATTTATCGGCGGATGGCTACTTGTTGCTTGGGGAAGCGGAGTCGCACCGATCGCTGCTCCGACGATCGCCTCATATTTCATTGCTGAGGGAATTATAGGCTGCTGCACCTACTGCCTAGCACTTCCAAGGACGTTGACTTCCACTGGGGTCCGAGGGGGTGGAAAGGGCCACGATGAGAGAGGGAGTGATCGCCACCTCCGCCGTCGAGTGCTCCACCAGTCACAGCATGGTTCACGGCCACCTTATACCTCCGCGCATGGTCTAGCACCTCGCCCTTGCTCCCACACCTCAAGGAGCCACGATGAAATTACCTACCAACGTCGATAGGTGGCGAGATTCCTGCCTCCTGCCCGTCATCTCCGACAGTAGCACTAAGCCTCCCGGCGAAACAGGCCCGTCGATTTGGATCCAAGCAGCCCTACCACTGATTGGGAATGACAGTTCCCAAGGGATTCCGTCAAAATCAAAAGGCTCCAATGGAGTCGTCGATTGCATACTGGACAACCCTCGTGCCTAACGTGGAACGATTATAATAGTTCGATGGCAAAATTGATCGCCAAAGGTTGTGGGCAACTCGCGGTGGGGATGTGACAGTGGATCAGTTCAAGTGGGAGGAGGGTctactgaagaagaagaagaagacatgggaGCCCAGCTCCATCTACGTCACTCCGTTCGCACGAGGAGAGAGAGGTCGAGTTTTAATTTGGGTAAAACTCAACTGTTCCCTTATATTGACATCAATCCCAC is from Musa acuminata AAA Group cultivar baxijiao chromosome BXJ3-8, Cavendish_Baxijiao_AAA, whole genome shotgun sequence and encodes:
- the LOC135644941 gene encoding serine/threonine-protein kinase STY46-like, giving the protein MAAALECWSGRPSTDEDTVEQVLMQTQDRSEAFHRSSAASAAAAAAASPACNSSSASSSSSSSTSSSPPSPSAALPPPKKWQRLGRNFAGAIAALRSSLNIDPSRDPSPSRFDRLLRGVGLARNPGGLPPDKLVSSVRRHFDSLPNSYAQAGFDMKDVLLHLRLMEQASADDHPAIHIQETDGNGGAEGSVFKLTFACSAPLSWPAMSGTLDSSSICCKKIQIFEKKGLTLGVVTVLVQQGNERHFKARIEASLKAAVKKPKNNGVKLPFGLCGCQEESSRNVEEDAQFDGDDGRGSDGERLRRVQLPCPLPMSSVVVSIDEWQSIRSGGDEMGRWVLSSDEVELVDRVRPNSFRGAYRGRRVWVKKLRGCERGSAYEIEIRQDLLQLMSCGQRNILQFYGIFFEENEGLCVVTKMLDGGSLHDVIQKNKNVAIREVMRIALDVAEGLMFMNNHGVAYRDLNTHRILLDRQKNACLGDMGIVTSCNNVGEVTEYEMAGYRWLAPEIIAGDPESVTETWMSNVYSYGMVLWEMVTGEAAYSSYSPVQAAVGIATCGLRPEIPKDCPQVLRSLMQRCWNNNPAKRPQFAEIIAILNRQNVR